GGTGACGTCGGCGGCGTCGGACTCGGTCACGACGAAGTCGGCGCGGATGCCCTCGCCCTTCATGCCGGGCTTGCAGGCGGTGACGTAGTTTCCGGCCGGCACCTGGGTGGTGAGCGGCTTGGTGCTCTGCGGGCCGACGTTCTCGACCTCGGCGACGATCTGCAATCCGTCCTCGGCGAGCAGGTAGAACTCGGTGACCTCGCTGCCGGAGTTGGCGACGTTGAACGTCAGCGTGCCGGCCGGGGCCTCGGTGCCCGACAGGCCACAGGCGTCGTCGGACGACTCGACCGCAACCCTCCGGGCGTCGGCGGCGTCGCCATCGCCGGCGGACTGCTTGGTGCTCTCGGTGCCGCAGGCGGCCAGGACCGGGAGGGCGACGAGCAACGTCGCGACGAGGGTGCGCTTCACGGGTGTCCTTCGGGGTGAGTCGGGTTCAGGAGGAGACGGGCTGGGGAGCAGGCTTCGGAGCCGCGGAGCGGCGGTGGATGACCCACAGGAACAGGGCCATCACTGGTACGACGTAGAGCACCCACGTCAGCCCCTCCAGCACGCTCGGCGACGGCGTGAAGTTGAAGAGCCCGGCCAGCAGAGAGCCGTACCAGGAGCTGGCGTTGAGGTACGCCGAGATGTCGAAGAGCGTGCGGCCGGCACCGGGCAGCACGCCGGCTTCCTGCAGGTCCTTCACGCCGTACGACAGCACGCCGGCGGCGACCACGATCAGCACCGCGCCAGTCCAGGTGAAGAAGCGGGTGAGGTTGATCGTGAGAGCGCCCCGGTAGATGAACCACCCCAGCACCATGGCGACGAGGATGCCGACGATCGCTGCGATCAGCGGGCCGGAGTTGGTCTCGAAGCCGTCGGGCATGTCACGTCCGGTGGCGTTGCGGGTGTTGGTCCACAGGATGCCGGCGGTCTCCATGCCCTCGCGGCCGACCGCGAGGAAGGCGATGACGACCAGCGAGAGCGGGCTGTCGGCGGCGTCGTCGATGCGGCCGCGCAGGTTGCGGGCGATGCCTTTGGCGGCCCTGGCCATCCAGAAGACCATCCAGGTCACGAAGGCGGCGGCGAGCAGCGACATCGTGCCGCCGAGGATCTCCTGGGAGCGGAAGTCGAGCTGGCGCGACTGGAAGCCGAGGTAGAGCGTGAAGCCGACGCTCAGCGCCACCGCGGAGACCACGCCGAGCCAGATCCACTTCAGGAGGTGGCGTCGGTCGGACTTGACGAGATAGGCGACGAGGATGCTGATGACCAGCGATGCCTCGAGGCCCTCACGCAGGCCGATCAGGAAGTTCGCGAACACGAAATGGGATGTTACGCCCGACCGTTAGGTTTGCCTAACCTATGTCTGTCGTGGTCTTGCCACAGTGGCGTCAGATCGCGCAGCCGTCCGGTCCGCAGGCCTCGGAGTCCCCGCCCGCGAGCACGCTGAGCTGCGGGTGACCCGCGGCCCAGGCCTGGTCGAGAGCCTGGGCGAACACTTCGGCCGGCTGGGCGCCGGAGATGGCGAACTTCTCGTCGACGACGAAGAAGGGCACGCCGGTCGCGCCGTACGCCGCGGCCTGGCGGATGTCTGCCTCGACCTCGTCGGCGTGCACGTCACCGGCCAGGACGGCGGCCACGCGCTCGGCGTCGAGTCCGACCGACGTGGCGATCTCGGTGAGGACCGCGTGGTCGGCGACGTTGCGGGCGTCGACGAAGTAGGCCTCCAACAGCGCTTCCTTGAGCGCGCCGCGCCGCTCCCCCGCTGCGTGCAACAAGCGGTGGGCGTCCATGGTGCCGACGCGCTGAGCCTGGCCCAGACGGAAGAGCAGGCCCTCCTCGGCGGCCACGGCTTCGACCCGGTCGACCATCTGCTGGCCCGCGGCCTGGCCGCCGCCGTACTTGCTACCCAGGTGCTCGGCGACGGTCTCGACCGGGCTCGTCGGTGCCGACGGGTCGAGCTGGAACGAGCGCCAGACCAGCTCGACGTCGTCACGGTGCTCGAAGCCGGCCAGTGCGGTCTCGAGGCGGCGCTTGCCGATGTAGCACCACGGGCAGACGACGTCGGACCAGATCTCGATACGCATGACCGGCCCAACGCCGTCGCCGCCCGTTTGCTTCCCGCTGCTCAGCGAGCTGACGTGCCCTCGACGTAATCCGAGTCGTGGCTCTTGACCCAGGCCATCAGCTTGCGCAGCTCGCGACCGGTCTGCTCGATCGGGTGCTGCTCGCCCTGCTCGCGGAACCTGGTGAACTCCGGGGACCCGTTGTCCATGTCGGTGATGAACCGCTCGGCGAACTTGCCGTTCTTGATGTCCTCGAGAACGGCGACCATGTTCGCCTTGACGTCGGGAGTGATCACGCGGGGGCCGGAGACGTAGTCACCGAACTCGGCCGTGTCGGAGACCGACCAGCGCTGCTTGGCGATGCCGCCTTCGTACATCAGGTCGACGATGAGCTTGAGCTCGTGCAGGCACTCGAAGTACGCGACCTCGGGCTGGTAGCCGGCCTCGGTCAGGACCTCGAAGCCGTACTGCACCAGCTGGCTGGCGCCTCCGCAGAGCACAGCCTGCTCGCCGAACAGGTCGGTCTCGGTCTCCTCGGTGAAGGTCGTCTTGATGCCGCCGGCACGAAGGCCGCCGATGCCCTTCGCGTAGGACAGGGCGAGGTCCCAGGCCTTGCCCGAAGCGTCGGCCTCCACGGCCACGAGCACGGGCACGCCGCGGCCGTCGACGTACTCGCGACGCACGAGGTGACCGGGACCCTTGGGGGCGACCATGAAGACGTCGACGCCCTCGGGCGGGGTGATGTAGCCGAAGCGGATGTTGAACCCGTGGCCGAAGACCAGGGTGTCGCCCGCGGCGAGGTGCGGCTCGATCTCCTCGGCGTACAGCTTCCGCTGGTGCTGGTCGGGCGCGAGGATCACGACGACGTCGGCCTCCTCGACCGCCTCGGCGGGAGTGAGGACACGCAGGCCCTCGGCCTCGGCCTTGGCGCGGCTCTTGGAACCGGGCTGCAGTCCGACCCGGACGTCGACGCCCGAGTCGCGCAGGGACAGGGCGTGGGCGTGACCCTGGCTGCCGTAGCCGATCACGGCCACGTTCTTGCCCTGGATCAGGGACAGGTCAGCGTCGTCGTCGTAGAACATCTCAGCCACGGTGCGGCTCTCCTTGTGTTGGGTGTTTGGCGGAACGTTTGTGAGCGTGTCGTGAGGTTTGTGGGGATTGCCTGCGTCACAAAGGTGACGGTCCCCCGCTGAGGCGGGGGATCATGACGCGACACCGGCTCGGGCGGGCGCGACCGGCACGGGTCGGACGGTGCGTTCGGTGATGGAGCGGCTGCCGCGACCGATCGCGACCATGCCGGACTGCACGAGCTCGCGGATGCCGAACGGCTGCAGTACGGCGAGGCACGCGGCCAGTTTGTCGCTGGTGCCCGTGACCTCGATGGTGACGGCGTCGAGGGTGACGTCGACGGCCTTGGCCTCGAAGAGCTGGACGGCGTCGAGCACCTGGCCGCGGGTGTCGGCGTTGGCCTTCACCTTCACCAGCAGCAGCTCGCGGTTGACCGATGCGGTGCCGTCGAGCTCGACGATCTTGAGGACCTCGATCAGCTTGTTGAGCTGCTTGGTCACCTGCTCGAGCGGGGAGTCGTCGACCGCGACGACGATGGTCATGCGCGAGACCTCGGGATCCTCGGTCGGGCCGACCGCGAGGCTGTCGATGTTGTAGCCACGGCGGCTGAAGAGGCCGGCGATGCGGGCCAGGACGCCGGGCTTGTTCTCCACCAGCACGGAGAGGGTGTGCTTGGTCATGGGGTGACCTCCTGGGTCTGGATAGGCTCGCTGCGCTCGCTACTCGACGCACGAACGGCGCACATCACAGGGCGTCCTCCTCGAACTCGGGAGCCAGGTCGCGGGCGTACAGGATCGCGTCGTTGCTCGTGCCGGCGGCCACCATCGGCCACACCATCGCGTCGCGGTGGACCCGGAAGTCGACGACGACGGGCTGGTCGTCGATCGCCATCGCCTTCTCGATAGTCGCGTCGACGTCGGCCGGGTCGTCACACGCCAGGCCCACGCAGCCATAGGCGTCGGCGAGCTTGACGAAGTCGGGGATCCGCTTCGAGTGCAGGTCGGTGTTGCTGTAGCGCTCGTTGTAGAAGAGCGTCTGCCACTGCCGGACCATCCCGAGCGACTCGTTGTTGATGATCGCCACCTTGATCGGGATGCCCTCGATGGCGCAGGTGGCGAGCTCCTGGTTGGTCATCTGGAAGCAGCCGTCGCCGTCGATCGACCACACCGTGGCGTCGGGACGGCCGACCTTCGCGCCCATGGCCGCCGGCACCGAGAAGCCCATCGTGCCGAGGCCACCGGAGTTGATCCAGGTGCGGGGGTTCTCGTAACCGACGAAGTGCGCCGCCCACATCTGGTGCTGGCCCACGCCCGAGCAGTAGATCGCCTCGGGGCCGGCGATCGCGCCGAGCCGCTCGATGACGTACTGGGGCGAGAGGCTGCCGTCGGCAGGCGTGTCGTAGCCGAGCGGGTACGTCTTCTTGATGCCGGCGACGAAATCGACCCACTGCTCGTAGTCGCCGGTGTTGCCGGCCTCGA
This is a stretch of genomic DNA from Nocardioides sp. InS609-2. It encodes these proteins:
- the efeU gene encoding iron uptake transporter permease EfeU, with the protein product MFANFLIGLREGLEASLVISILVAYLVKSDRRHLLKWIWLGVVSAVALSVGFTLYLGFQSRQLDFRSQEILGGTMSLLAAAFVTWMVFWMARAAKGIARNLRGRIDDAADSPLSLVVIAFLAVGREGMETAGILWTNTRNATGRDMPDGFETNSGPLIAAIVGILVAMVLGWFIYRGALTINLTRFFTWTGAVLIVVAAGVLSYGVKDLQEAGVLPGAGRTLFDISAYLNASSWYGSLLAGLFNFTPSPSVLEGLTWVLYVVPVMALFLWVIHRRSAAPKPAPQPVSS
- the ilvC gene encoding ketol-acid reductoisomerase, whose product is MAEMFYDDDADLSLIQGKNVAVIGYGSQGHAHALSLRDSGVDVRVGLQPGSKSRAKAEAEGLRVLTPAEAVEEADVVVILAPDQHQRKLYAEEIEPHLAAGDTLVFGHGFNIRFGYITPPEGVDVFMVAPKGPGHLVRREYVDGRGVPVLVAVEADASGKAWDLALSYAKGIGGLRAGGIKTTFTEETETDLFGEQAVLCGGASQLVQYGFEVLTEAGYQPEVAYFECLHELKLIVDLMYEGGIAKQRWSVSDTAEFGDYVSGPRVITPDVKANMVAVLEDIKNGKFAERFITDMDNGSPEFTRFREQGEQHPIEQTGRELRKLMAWVKSHDSDYVEGTSAR
- a CDS encoding DsbA family oxidoreductase encodes the protein MRIEIWSDVVCPWCYIGKRRLETALAGFEHRDDVELVWRSFQLDPSAPTSPVETVAEHLGSKYGGGQAAGQQMVDRVEAVAAEEGLLFRLGQAQRVGTMDAHRLLHAAGERRGALKEALLEAYFVDARNVADHAVLTEIATSVGLDAERVAAVLAGDVHADEVEADIRQAAAYGATGVPFFVVDEKFAISGAQPAEVFAQALDQAWAAGHPQLSVLAGGDSEACGPDGCAI
- the ilvN gene encoding acetolactate synthase small subunit, with the translated sequence MTKHTLSVLVENKPGVLARIAGLFSRRGYNIDSLAVGPTEDPEVSRMTIVVAVDDSPLEQVTKQLNKLIEVLKIVELDGTASVNRELLLVKVKANADTRGQVLDAVQLFEAKAVDVTLDAVTIEVTGTSDKLAACLAVLQPFGIRELVQSGMVAIGRGSRSITERTVRPVPVAPARAGVAS